The following are encoded in a window of Manihot esculenta cultivar AM560-2 chromosome 8, M.esculenta_v8, whole genome shotgun sequence genomic DNA:
- the LOC110620301 gene encoding uncharacterized protein LOC110620301, with amino-acid sequence MRYIKGSKVEVLSKQGVPSGFWRCAEIICGNGHTYTVRYEGHASTIDETVMERISRNAIRPCPPLPEIAEDWVPGDVVEVFDDFSWKTATISKMLGKKYFLVRIIGSSLEFKVSKFDIRTRQSWQDDEWIVIGKGPGSCEGAKHDNNSTTKCERKSMNNVRMAKTRLNERVKNDCFPKVNKENLQEPNIVFNRTLKRGPYGYKQAEAHNGAAQKFRAVEKEGNLVIIIQTVMMIQMMNLLV; translated from the exons ATGAGATATATAAAAGGGAGTAAAGTGGAAGTTTTGAGCAAACAAGGAGTGCCTTCAGGCTTTTGGCGCTGTGCTGAGATTATCTGTGGTAATGGCCACACTTACACTGTTAGATATGAAGGACATGCAAGCACCATTGATGAGACAGTAATGGAGAGAATATCTAGGAACGCAATAAGGCCTTGCCCTCCACTACCTGAAATTGCCGAAGATTGGGTTCCTGGAGATGTAGTAGAGGTGTTTGATGATTTTTCTTGGAAAACAGCAACAATATCAAAGATGTTGGGAAAAAAATACTTTCTGGTTAGGATAATAGGATCATCTCTTGAATTCAAAGTGAGCAAATTTGACATCCGGACACGACAGTCTTGGCAAGATGATGAATGGATTGTAATTGGAAAG GGTCCTGGCAGCTGTGAAGGTGCAAAACATGACAACAATTCAACTACAAAGTGCGAGAGAAAATCCATGAACAACGTTCGAATGGCAAAGACAAGGTTAAATGAACGTGTAAAGAATGATTGCTTTCCTAAAGTGAACAAGGAGAATCTCCAAGAGCCTAATATAGTTTTCAATAGAACTTTGAAGAGAGGACCTTATGGTTATAAACAAGCTGAAGCACATAATGGTGCTGCCCAGAAATTTAGAGCAGTTGAGAAAGAGGGTAATTTGGTGATCATCATACAGACAgtgatgatgatacagatgaTGAATTTgctagtttag